Part of the Leptodactylus fuscus isolate aLepFus1 chromosome 6, aLepFus1.hap2, whole genome shotgun sequence genome, TTACAGTAACTGTCACAATGTGATAACCAATATGAAAACCAGCTTGGAGGAATGATAGCAATATGCCCTGGTGGGCCAGTGGTGTGCCTAGCAGACTGTATGGACGAGTGGGCAGTGAGATAATGTTGCATGCAGGCTTTTCTTACGTGGGACTCTTTACTATAGACTTCCTCTgtgataagttttttttttctatatatatttatatccaccATAATTTATCCAAATTAGATTACCTCtaaataaatataacaaaaataaattatttcccTTTGATTCATATACAGATATCTTTTTGTAAGCTTTTCTTGGGGGGAATAGAAAATGGAGTCAATAAATCATGATACGAGCATGTTCTAGCTTTTCAGCTACCAGATGTTCCAGCAACACAAAACAAAGCGATGCATTGGTGGCGCCATCTAAGGTAGCAAACGCCTTACTGTGTATAGCCAAAATGAGGATGTCAGTAGAAACTGATGCATAATTATTAGTGACGCTGATGCCAAACTTCACTGTCTTTGCATTAATCTTCTATATTGTACCTAAAGGCTTCTATTAGACCCTCTAGTGAATGTATAAATCCAGAAATGCTACAGATAGAACCAATGACAAAAATGGAAACATCAAAAAAGACATGATGCCACTGAAGCTTCCTCCACAAAAGCTTAAGATGGAAGAGGCTTGGAAGCAAGAAGCAAAGCCCAGCTCCTGTGAGGCTACCAGTGAGACCCATCAAAAGAGCAAAGTGGGGCACATAGATGGCCATCAGCAAGGTAAAAATAACTAGGGCACATCTGAGGGTGAGGCCCCAAGACTTCAGTCTCCCGTCTCCCCCATAACAGTTTGGGAAAAATGCCCTGGTTCCTTCCTGGAAAAGAGATCTTTCTAAGACTTCTACTGCAGCGAAGAAGGGCAGCGGGTAAGACAGCAAGGCTTTGGCCACCAAGAAGATATTGACCACTGCCCTGATAGTAGAGGGTAGGTTGTCTGTTATGACCTCCTTGGTTTCGTCTGCCCAGGTTAGATAAGCCACCAGAGCAAAAAGCCCCTTGAGAATGCAGGCGGCGATGTGGGTCCAGTTCATCATGCAGTGGAATTCTTTGGGGTTCTGCATGTTCCCTTCCAGAGAGGGCAGGAAGATCTGGGAGGTGTAGCTGAAGACAATTATGCCTATGGAGATGGGGAACTTCTTTACATCTATGTAAAACTTCACTTTGTCCCAAGCCCAGTCTCTGGCCCTGGACAGACAATAGGCAATCACTAAGATGTTAATGACAAAATGAGCTAAGGTGCAGAGCAAACTGAACTTGGAGACAGACTTAAGGTTTTTGAGGAATGCACATGGAAGAAGCACAGCAGTGGCTATGATTGACCAGGACTTCTGAGAAATTGGTAGGGTAGGGAAGCTGTTGTACATCAAGTTTCCACTGACCACCACATAAAGGATGCACGTCATGACCAGTTCGATAATCTGAGCCACATTAACAATCCTTCCCCCAAGTTTTGGAAATCTCGGTGCGCAGCAGGCATTGGCAATGTCCACATATGAGTCCCTCACTCTCACAGTCTCTCCGTCTTCATTCTCTTCATACAAGCAAGCAATAAGAATCTTTCCAGTGTAGCAACACACAACGGCAGCGAAAATAATGAGGAACAGTCCCAGATATCCACCGTGAAGAATTGCGTAAGGTAATCCCAACACGAACATCCCCTGTAAAACACAAGCACAGCACAAGTCAGAGATTAGATAATCCTTCTATCTATATACTTCCAGAAGTATTGGTTTACCCATGATTCCCTTGTATACCATGCTtacacactatttaaaggggttatccaggagtagaaaacatggctgcttttttcttcCTAGGAAGTGACAGTGTATACGAGATAAGTCCTAGATGTGTGAATGACACTGTATCAGTGACCGTGCTACTTCTGTCCCGTGTGTTTTGGCGGCGGAGTGTAGGGAAGATGTCTGCGCTCTCAGCCTGGTTCTGGAATGAACACTTCTGGCTGCCACAGAATGTCACCTGGGCGGACCTGGCGGGCACGGAGAGCGGGGAGCAGTCTAATAGTGAGGATGTCTGATAGGCTGACATCTATTTTTTTGTGttacttcctttgcgatcgactggtagattgcgatcgaagtattgggcacccctgctctagaacacccctgctctagaacacCCATTTTCACGTGAATGAAGATATAGGGGGTAATAACAGCCAAAACATGAATTAACACGAGGACTTGTTCCTGCTGGGATATAGATTTACTGTTCATTTACACCCATAAGGGGAGAGATCTTAAGAGGAACTTGTCACGTTAAACATGTAGTCTTATAACTTGTCATTATTTCTTTATATTCCTGCATCCTCAGAgtctaggagtccagtgggtggtcttatGAGTGACTGATAGGCTTCttgcttaaagaggtattccagttTTCATGATTTAATTTATTAGTGTTTCCCAAACCATGGATCACAACCCCTTGGGCCTTACTCACTGTCTTACAGCTTCTTACACACTGCACGTCTGCAAAAGGATCTTTAGTTATGTCACAGTCATGggggaaatgtggatgtagcagaactgagtttgTGGAAGGAATAAATCCGGATGCGTCAGATCCAAGATTGTTTGATAAGAAGTTtggatgcagctgagctgaaaaGAAAGTAGATGTACTAGAGTTTGTGGGTGAAGAAatgtgggtgtagcagagctatgtTTGAGGGAGAACATGTAAGTAGTAGACCTTTATGTGTAACTGGCGTGTGTGGAGGAAGATTAAGCAGGACAGAGACAGTATGAAAAGCATAATGGATGCCTGATATAGCTGACTTCAGATGGGTCTAAGTATAGTAGTATGGGGTCCTGAATGAAAGTCTTGTGCAAAAAGAGATACTTCTTTCAGAAAGTTTGGGAACCAGTGTTGCAGAAAACAAAATAGCATATACTTTTTTACTATACATGTAGTTAAAGTTTTGCGCACACTCCTGCATTATTCTgtctctaaagaaaaaaaaacatggtcgATTTCTAACTATGTGGTCAAATGTCCAAGTGGTTTTTCTATTGCATTGCAATGggataaaagtgaagttttatttgtCTGTCGCAGTGCTGGACACacaacacattattcatagtccATTTTGAGTCCTATAAAATGCATCCATAGGTGAAGTAAAACGGACTAAACACGACacccgcatacctcccaaccgtcccgatttccgcgggacattcatgatttcggtgacgtgtcccgtggtcccgaatgaagggaggtatgtcccgatttcaactcagatctgcgtccagaggacgcagatctgagtttaacacatacgcggctaaagcaaggagctgtcacaggtcagcttctTGCTTCGCCggtgcacgccgcctactggctgtgtagacgcgatgtgatgacgtcacatcgcatctacaactgtgtgtgagagagaggcaCGGAGAGTGcggtgggggagcgaggagaaggtaagtgtaatgtgtacactgtggtggaatgtgaaactgggggcagatgaaggagaggatggcatgacactgggggcagagatggagggacatgaatctgggggcagagatggagggacatgaatctgggggcagagatggggggacatgaatctgggggcagagatgtggggacatgaatctgggggcagaaatgggggggacatgaatctgggggcagaaatgggggggacatgaatctgggaacagagatggagggaacatgaaactaggggcagatgaagggtgtatatgaaactggggagagatagaggggggggacatataatttacgggtgactgtaggaggattatactgtgtacgggcacatgaaaaattaatgcgaatgggcggagtcaacacaaaagtgggcggggctacgcacagcgcacattttgtccctctttcggttcttcaaaaattgggaggtatgcaccAGTCATGTGGTCCTCACACAGATCATGTGACCCCTGGCATTCAGTTAATTGTGTAGTAGACTGGTTAATAGTAagatattgaggagaaaacatacagtattactacagcatcagcTCATCATTTCCTTTATTTGATTGTTTAGTTGATTTTGTAACCTAGTCACTTGACCAGAACCATGTTTAATACCATTCTGTTAGCCCATAGAtgcatattagaaaattgtatgatACCCAGTTCCGTAGGCAAATAAATGATAAGAATAAAAACTGGGCTATCCCTTTAACTACAGAGACAGAAATTATAGTCAATCACTATGTAGGACTACCTGCTGTTCTCCTATAAACTAAACTATAAGCTAAACTCtatacctctctctctctctctctctctctctctctctctctctctctctatatatatatatatatatatatatatacactcatataTCTTCTTTTACACTAATGGGGTTGTGCacaacttcaaaaacatggcttctttcttcttctcagggagCGTCATGTCCATtgttcacatgaccatgctgctaCTCTGTTCTTTAATGTTGTAgagatgtggcattgccatgtgaccaatggacatggtgtcacttcctgagaagaagaagaaagcagccatgtttttgaagcctgcacaacccctttaacagaccaCATTGTAAACTGCTACTGCACACATTGTTCTTTTGCTGTCCCGTTGCATCCATTCTATTACCATTAACTTTATCAGAACTCCCAAAATATGATGAAACAGTTTTTTCTTGACTTTAGGTAAAGTGACTTCCCACCCATAGCATGGAATACACCATAGATGTACAGCTTTAAGTGTCTTCTCCTAGATGGAGCCACAAGAAGCCATCAAGAACCAAAGGAGTTATCTTCAGTGTGCTTGAGAACTTCCAAGATGTGCCTGGGACCCAAACATTCAAAATGGCTGAATTTCCTGTTCTCACTTTTGCACTGATCTTATAACTGCTATGAAACAAACCATGAATGTCCATTATGATggggtctgttaaaaaaaaaaagataccaatCATAAGTGATGGTGAAGAGACActgaggcttcattcacatctatgCAAGAGGAACAAGccttgcacagaggactttttcctccatccGTTTGTTTAAAAATTACCCCAAATGGACCCCATTTCATGAAGGAAGTCCACTTTTATATGTATCATTGCTGAATTATATTGTTCAGGTATATATCATTATTGAATATAGTGTTTATGCATGTGTCAACAGTATATTACAttggtatgtgtgtatacaagtaatgtcCTGCCATCAAGATCAGTTATATTGCCATGGAAGGTTTATTGTTTTACAATGTCCTGGCCAGCCAGGCATAAGAGAGTATGAACGGCCATCTCTGGAGTATCTCTCTTTCCAAGGTAGAGCTAGAACAATACAATTCTTACTTTCCCACCTGACGATCAATTAGCTCATCCCCCACCTTAGGGCATAGAAGAAGGAAGGACACCCTGGCAGGGGGTGTAGCTAAGTACAAGCCAAGAGCTTTGGAACATGGGACACATTTTGGAACCAAAAGGACTTTGAGTTATTAGATTTATTATGTTTGTCTCCTTTAATTTTAAAACTGTTATGCTTGTTTGTCATTCTTttgtctcacacacacacacacacatataatgtaagccgatggctggtccggtaatggagggggtgtacatctcacccagactactaaggtgggtgagatgagaaaactccagaaagaacatttttcagcagataactattgtctgctgagggttatttcaaagttccagttactgggctggatttttaggaatggcaggtaggttggtagtgggacctgtcattccaaccccctccagtccacactttggggatattccagcagtgactcagctgcagagagtctgctcatcaaggaggcttaagaagttgctccagcagcaatactttggcagagcttggctggagtgccaaacagagaggtcatttttttggagctgtgtcctgaattattcaactggttttggatttctgttattctaggtgaggtaatctattctatgttcagatagagcctagccgggcaggtatttatttttgtattatttccttttgttgctgcaccgttttgttttgagtgaaaataaactctacctttgtttggactaaagaaactggacttgtgtgtctatgctggGGCAACGACACggccactccttgctggagaaattaatttttttttatgtcctgggtgaaggctgctgccgctatgcagacccagactatggaggagatactgaagcatcttgtacagtccaatgtgcagcaacaacaaacgaatcgtttgctgatggagcaaattgcactccttaaagagactgttgtcactagcccgcaaagacctctggagcacagagatgagaagcggaccgtgcaaagagctttgcaaaagatgacctcagatgatgacgtggaggccttcctgactgtgtttgagagagtggccgaatgggagaaactgccagctgctgactgggcagacgtcattgcaccctatttgaccggtgaaccccagaaggtctattatgacctctgccagcaagatgtccaggactatgataaactaaaggcagaaattcttgctcggctgggggtaaccactgctgtccgtgcccggcaggtacatacctggagctaccagatggacaagcctgccagatcccagatgtacgacctgattcacctggtgaaaaagtggctggaagcagacacctgtacccctgtaaagatggtggagaaggtggccCTAGACCGGTttaccagagctcttcctcctgcgatgcagcgctgggttggacatggagaccccaaagatgccaaccagctcgtcagccttctggagaggtacctgaCAACTGAGGCGGAACTCtgtgatgaccctacagcgcgaccatcccccaggaacacccggtggagggcacctcccggtaagactgttccgATATTTGAGGGTGGAGGGAAAAGAGCTTGtgatgggttttccaggcagtcCACCAGCTCAAGAAGGggctctctgctggagaaaccagggctggtacagtgttggagatgccatgaacggggacatattgctgtccagtgcccattcacctctgagccaatggactgtgacgctggtgggcgtcaatcattatttgccagacctgtctgtgctgcggcacggcctcaggtctgccaagttgtggtgaatggccattctgtccaggctttagtggactctggtagcctggtcactctggtgcatgccagcttgatagctggggactctATCCCAGAGAAatgtatgagtgtttgttgcatccatggggatgtcaaggactatcccatgtccaaggtcaccatagagactatattaggatctgtttattatgaagtgggtgttgtaaaaaaccttatgcataatgtgattttgggacgtgatttccctttgttctgggatttgtggggaaaaggtacgaccacacagccaaaggtagaaaccctgcctactcccaaagtgcatgaggagagcgacacctttccattacaggtcctagctggagaggaggatgatgcctcttccccagctcctgagcctaacatacctgaattagaaATCTCACCAGATAATTTTAGTACTGAACAactgagagatcccactcttgctaatgctcgtgataatctgacagttgttaacaatgtgcctcaggaacctgatgctgaccaccaattcccacattttgctatgaatattgacctcttgtatcgggttgcaaaaagtaatggggaaattgtggagcagcttctcgtaccaaagccataccgccgtgtgggcttgatatggcccataatcatgtgcttgggggacacctaggggcggagaaaacacaggagaggattctacaaagattttattggccaggcatgtacagggaagtgaaggactactgtgcgtcctgtcctacgtgccaggtacatgccccagccccacatttccatagtcccttggttcccctgcccattATTGAAGttccttttgaaaggattggtatggacttggtcggtccaatagtcaagtcagctagaggtcaccaatatattctagttgtcttagattacgctacttATTCgctatcctgaggtggttcccttgcgtaatacgacatcaaagagtattgcccgtgagttattctatatgttttcaagaacaggcgtacctaaagagatactgactgaccaaggcacaccgttcatgtcaaaggtgatgaaagagctatgcaagctgtttaaaattacccacatacggacctctgtgtatcacccccagacagatgggttagtggagcgctttaataagactatcaaacatatgcttaaaaagctggtagaaaaagatggtcgtgactgagattgcctgttgccatacctgatgttctctattagagaggttccacaagcgtctacaggtttttccccttttgaattagtctatggtagacaccccaggggcttacttgatatagccaaagaaacctgggaaacaaAGGCTTCgccataccgtagtgtcatagagcatgtagctcaaatgcaggatcgcatttcaacagtcatgccaattgtaaaagaacatctgtaaagagcacaagaggcccaaagcagaatttacaatcgttctgccagagtccgagagtttaacccaggggacagagtttttactttggtgcctactgtggagagcaagttcttagcgaaatggcaaggcccatatgaaattgtggaaaaagtagggccagtcaactataaggttcaccaaccagggaaaaggaagccttttcaaatctaccatgtgaatttgattaagccctggaaccaggggaatccttggtggcctcaaatacagaggtgggtgattcgttgcctCCAGTCcttgtgaatgagaccctctcagtgccccagcaacaggaggcaagagagttcctgcagaaaaatagatgcaagttctctgatctaccagggcgtacaaacctaatagagcaccatgtagagacagaacttgggaggaaagtaaacctcaaaccctacagaataccagaggccagtagggaggtagtgtcagctgaggttaaacacatgctagagttgggagtgattgaggagtccaaaagtgagtggtctaacccaattgtattgataccaaagcccaatggtacttggaggttttgcaatgattttagaaaattgaatgagatttcaaagtttgacgcttatcccatgcccagggttgataagctgattgagaagttgggtaatgccaggtacataaccacactggacgttaccaaaggttactggcaaatacctttgtttaaggaagccaaagagaaaactgcctttgttgttctggaaggtctgttccagtacagggttatgccatttagTTTGCACGGAGcacctgctacctttcagaggttgatggatcAGATCTTGTGGCCACATCATGACTATGCAGCGGCTTACCTGGATGaagtggtcattcatagcccagactggggaagtcacctctgtaaggtgcaggcagtactagactccataagtgaggcaggccttactattaaccctgagaaatgtgctttagggctggaggaagccaagtacctgggctatgtcattggcaaaggggtaataaagccccaaatcaataaggtggaggtAATACAGAACTGGgcaagaccactgaccaagaagcaagtcagggcatttcttggcatttcgggctactaccggaggtttgtgccaaactttgcctctattgcagctcttCTTACTGACCTgatgaaaggtgggaagtcagtgatgatccactggacaccagaggcggCGTTCCAGTGGTTAAAGCAAGCTCTaggccagcagccagtgctgatagcccctgactttaagAAAGTTCTtagtgcagacagatgcctcaaatgcaggtctaggagcggtgctgtcccaggttgtaaatggtgaggagcatccagtaatgtacctgagcaggaagctatcCCCCGCTGAGAAAAACTACGCCATTGTGGAAAGGGAGTGCTaggccattaagtgggcactggatgccctgaggtattacctcctgggcagaaagtttaaattgatcactgaccatgctcctcttacatggatgaaaatcaataaggacagaaatgctagggttgcccaatggttcctgtctctgcaaaatctt contains:
- the SLC32A1 gene encoding vesicular inhibitory amino acid transporter codes for the protein MATMIRNKLSNVATSVSNKSQAKVSGMFARMGFQAATDEEALGFAHCDDLDMEHRQGLQMDILKTEVSPGDVPAEGDIHYQRDGTGPPPSSSKDEGLCSEFSTGGKPRITAWEAGWNVTNAIQGMFVLGLPYAILHGGYLGLFLIIFAAVVCCYTGKILIACLYEENEDGETVRVRDSYVDIANACCAPRFPKLGGRIVNVAQIIELVMTCILYVVVSGNLMYNSFPTLPISQKSWSIIATAVLLPCAFLKNLKSVSKFSLLCTLAHFVINILVIAYCLSRARDWAWDKVKFYIDVKKFPISIGIIVFSYTSQIFLPSLEGNMQNPKEFHCMMNWTHIAACILKGLFALVAYLTWADETKEVITDNLPSTIRAVVNIFLVAKALLSYPLPFFAAVEVLERSLFQEGTRAFFPNCYGGDGRLKSWGLTLRCALVIFTLLMAIYVPHFALLMGLTGSLTGAGLCFLLPSLFHLKLLWRKLQWHHVFFDVSIFVIGSICSISGFIHSLEGLIEAFRYNIED